In Myxocyprinus asiaticus isolate MX2 ecotype Aquarium Trade chromosome 32, UBuf_Myxa_2, whole genome shotgun sequence, one genomic interval encodes:
- the LOC127423545 gene encoding L-seryl-tRNA(Sec) kinase-like, whose protein sequence is MCLERFLCHTHTEMTDDIWTRFEQMHMLQQTDSQTHSQPLVILLDDNFYYQSMRYEIYQLARKNSLGFCQVFLRCELHMCLQRNQQRSQRVPDEVLQQMSVRMEPPDPTRNSWEQQSLTVDNTENITDADVLKMMDMLVFALENPLRPIQDNSQQKEADRQVCASSVLHQADQMCRRIISQTMTSACENQASSGVLKVLAKELNKLKTRFLLELKKEVLHQVSVCPEESVNTEKLLMDVSRAFERDIHEIVSIHTHKHKHLSFRCYYG, encoded by the exons ATGTGTTTGGAGAGATTcctgtgtcacacacacactgagatgaCTGACGACATCTGGACACGCTTTGAGCAGATGCACATGCTGCAGCAGACCGactctcaaacacactcacagcCGCTCGTCATCCTGCTGGACGACAACTTCTACTATCAGAGCATGAGATACGAGATCTACCAGCTGGCCAGAAAGA ACTCGCTGGGCTTCTGTCAGGTGTTCCTGCGCTGTGAACTGCACATGTGTCTCCAGAGGAACCAGCAGAGATCTCAGCGTGTTCCTGATGAAGTTCTGCAGCAAATGAGCGTCCGTATGGAGCCTCCAGATCCCACCAGAAACTCCTGGGAGCAGCAGAGCCTGACGGTGGACAACACGGAGAACATCACAGATGCAGATGT ATTGAAGATGATGGACATGTTGGTGTTTGCTCTGGAAAACCCGCTGAGGCCCATTCAGGACAATTCACAGCAGAAG gaAGCAGACAGACAGGTTTGTGCATCTAGTGTTCTTCATCAGGCTGATCAGATGTGCAGACGGATCATTTCTCAGACAATGACATCAGCGTGTG AAAATCAGGCGTCTTCTGGAGTTTTGAAGGTTCTTGCTAAAGAGCTGAACAAACTGAAGACTCGTTTCCTGCTGGAATTAAAGAAGGAAGTTCTTCATCAAGTGTCGGTTTGTCCAGAAGAGTCCGTCAACACAGAGAAACTGCTGATGGACGTGTCGAGAGCGTTTGAGCGAGACATACACGAGATCgtctccatacacacacacaaacacaaacacttgaGTTTCAGGTGTTATTACGGATGA